The Pogoniulus pusillus isolate bPogPus1 chromosome 24, bPogPus1.pri, whole genome shotgun sequence DNA segment AAACATTGCCAGAGTGGTGGAAGGAGTTGACTGAGAGGAATCACAGAGTTCTCCTACAGCCATGCAAAACCAGTGGGGAAGAAAGAACCTGTATGGACACTCACTCAGCTCTTACAGCCAGCTGTACACTGCCACCCCTTGGCAAGTGCCAGCTCCGTGGCTGCTGACTGAACTGAAGGCATGAGGAGGTGAGAGAGGTTCAgatgctgccacagcagcagttaTACAGCTACCCACGGGGGCCAGCAGCATATTCCAAGCCCCAGGCAGCTTCAGTGTGCCACTGCTGGGCTGTCACCAGCCAAACACATAGTCCATTGCTTTGGAGACAAGGCTCTCATCCTTCCTGGGAGTTTGTCTGTCAGAAACCacctggagggcaggagagaaaagagaaacacTCAACAATGCTCTTCCTtcttgcacccactgctccctttgcttttgcccagctgctgctgtgccctgacAGGAGACTTTGGAAAGGCTTTTCCAAGCCATTCCTTAAGCTCTGCCAGATGTGGAAGGTCACCAACAACAGCTCTTGTAACTCTGTTAGGGACTGAGCATGCTGGGCTGCTCCTCGACTCACAGCTTAAAGATACCACAGGATGAGGCAGGTAAAGGCTGAGGtcactgctgagcctggaggggagcccaaccccctgcaggggGACCCCTAAGGTGGGTGGGAaacctgagccctggggaaggaGTCCCCAGGCCATATAGCCAtcgaatgggctgggttggaaggcacctccaaagctcagccagaccaagcccttctgcactcagcagggacatcctcagctagagcaggctgctcacagccctgtccagcctcacctccaacatctccaggcatggggccacagccacctccctgggcaacctgttgcagtgttccagcagcctcatgctgcagagcttgttcctcacatccaatctcaatctgctctgctccagtttgcagccactgccctcgtcctgtccctgcaggcctttgcaaacagtctctctgcagccttcttgcagccccttcaggcactggcagggcactatgaggtgtccctggagccttctcttctgcaggctgcacacccccagctccctcagcctggcctcaatgcagagctgctccagcccctgagcattttggtgtcactcctctggaccctctccaccaAGTCCAcctcctccttgtgctgagggctccagagctgaacacagcactgcagctgacggctccccagagcagggccatgttGTTCCCTCCCATTTCCTGCCTGTGCTCTAAGGGGAGGAatttccagcctcactctcttccccttccccttcctgcaCTCTCCAGAGAGTCAACTGCCCTGCAGGGCATCTGCTGCCCGCTGTGAGCTGggtctgctcccagctgcagacATCCCCCCCAGCGTCTCTCTGTATCCCTTTcccctcagtgctgctcagccttTGTTCAATTTACTTCTGTTCCATTTCCAATTCTCTGCAAGGCTTTTTCCTACCCCTTTaccttcccctgcctccctTTTGCCTatgggggcagagggaggggcAAGATAGGGGTAACCTGTGGGGCTTTGCCCTGAGAACTCaaagccacacagctgctgcccttcACACACCTGATAGTCACTGGTGGAAGCTTTGTATGCTGTTGCCAGAGGTCTCATGGTGGAAATCCTGGGAGTGCTATtcccagccagcactggtgtGCCAAGGGATTTGGGAGGTGGAGTGAACACTGTGGGTGCTGAGGGTGTAGAGCTCCTGTCAGAGCCTTCCATCACGCTCTGAAAAACAAGGTTAATGTCTTGTCAGTGGAgaggaaacagcagcagtgagcttgaacctcagcagctgagcttcaacaagagcaggtgcaggctgctgcacCTGGGCTAGCTCAGTCCTTGCtgtcagtccaggctggggaaggaggtggtggaaagcagccctgaggaaaaggacttaggagtgctggtggggagaagctggagaggagTAGGCAGTGTgagagtgcagcacagcaggccaagggcagcctgggctgcatccaaagcagcgtggccagagatggggagaggagatTCTACCACTTTACTCAGGTGAGGAGACttccaagcagcacagagatTTCTCAGCGTGGTGCTGGGAAAATGCTGTCAAACACTGAAGAGGAACTCACGTCAAGTACAAGagatcacacaggctcacaagaggttaggggctggaagggactcaaggagatcctcgagtccaacccccctgccaaagcaggtcacacaggaactcatccagatgggtcctgaaaggctccagagaaggagactccacagcctctctggggaacctgtcccagtgctccctcagccttacagcaaagaagttcttcctcacgttgaggcggaatttcctgtgctgtagtttctctccattgccccttctctgtcacaggctgcagctgagcagagcctgtcccttccctcttgacccccagccctcaggtgaaACTGATGTAGCTCAAATAGCCATGCTTGGCAACTGGtgcagggaaaaggaaaggcaagaggCCAAGGGAAACAGAGGGGAAGGCCCAAAGTAGAGAGGCCTCAGCTTTCAGTCCCAGCAGCTGTTCACTTACTTTCTCTATGCATGGCTTGACTCCAATCATGATAGAGTCCCCAAAAACTCTCCCATCCTTGCTCAAGGCTTTGCGGGCTTGAAGCTTAGACTGGTAGCGAATGTGCATCCAGTTCCCTGTGTTGGacatctgcagcagagcagggcacaagGGTGAGAATTCAGCCTCTCACAGACTGAGCCAGAATGTGCTCAGAAGGCTGCCTCAGAGCCTAACCTACCACATGCTTGAGGATGTTTCCATACTGAGCAAACTGTAGCAGAATGTATGAAGCTGATGCTTGAGGGAACCTGAAAGACAGAAAAGACTCAAACtgtaagcagcagctgaagaattCTGGTGCTAAAATGCAACCCTAccaagggctctgagcaatcccAGAGCTCAGGGTGCTCATCCttgaatgggctgggttggaaggcacctccaaagctcagccaggtcaactccctctgcactcagcagggacagcctcagctagagcaggttgcccacagccctgcccagcctcaccttgaagatccccagggatggggccacaaccacctccctgggcaacctgttgcagtgctccagcagcctcctggtgcagaacttgttcctcacatccaatgtaaatctgctctgctccagtttgcagccattgccctcgtcctgtccctgcaggcctttgcaaacagtctctctacagccttcttgcagccccttcaggcactggcaggctactcttaggtgtccctggagccttctcttctccaggctgcacacccccagccccctcagcctggcctcagagcagagctgctccagcccctgagcaTTTTTCTgtccctcctctgaacctgaTTCATCAGtaccatgtccttcctgtggtgAGGGCATCAGAGTtggatgcagcagtgcaggtgaggtctccccagagcagagcagaggggcaagatgccctctccccatctctggccacgctgctttgtgtgcagcccaggctgcccttggccttctgtgctgcaagctcacactgcctgctcccctccagcttctcatccatcagcatccccaaggcctcttcctcagggctgctttctgtcacctcccccccagcctgcactgacaGGCAGGGTTGTTTGTGCCCACTTGCTCTTGTACCTGCTGAGGTTCACCTaggccctgctctccagcagtgccacaTCAGAAGCACCAGTTAAGCAATCTGATCTTCTGGGCACCTTCACTGCTCCACACAGCTCAGGGCTACAATGCTGCCTCTCTGACTCAGCATTTGCTGCCTGCAACCACAGTTGTCTTTCCTGCTGAACTTTGGcaatgccaggcagcagcaacacCCAAGTACTGCTCTCCAGACGGGGCAAAGACTTTACcaccaacctggctacagcttacCCAAACACAGTTACCCAGGTGTCATCGAGCTGATCTTCTGAAGTCAGGCTGTCCCCTTGAGTGTAAAAGGGatccagctgagcaggagacAGAGGAGTCTTCCTGGGCTGCCCAATGCTAGCAGGACTAAATACACCTGAAGCTGTGAGATTGAAAGTTGAACAGGTTACTTTTGCAaggcagagaagctgaagaggctgcagtgacagcacaaaTCCACTCTCAGCATTTCACTTGCACACAGCAGAGTTTGGTGGGGATGTTTTGGCAGGCAAGCAGCCTGGCAAGCCAAGAGTCAGGTCTGTATGCAGCCTACTCACCTTTTATGGCTAAGCAACCTGCCTTTCTGTTTGACCTAAACCAGCAGCTTCCTACAGAAGCCAAACAGGAACAGGGCAGCAGGATTAAGCTTGGCCAGAAGCCACAGATTCATAGACAAGAATAG contains these protein-coding regions:
- the NUP35 gene encoding nucleoporin NUP35 isoform X1; this encodes MEPPPAGAEPMTLGSPTSPKPGAGAQFLPGFLMGDLPAPMTPQPRAMSGPSASAMEMRSSLLAGGSPPQPVVPTHKDKGGAPPVRSIYDELSSPGLGSPLTSRRPASFSLTQSPLVGTLPSTPGAASGVFSPASIGQPRKTPLSPAQLDPFYTQGDSLTSEDQLDDTWVTVFGFPQASASYILLQFAQYGNILKHVMSNTGNWMHIRYQSKLQARKALSKDGRVFGDSIMIGVKPCIEKSVMEGSDRSSTPSAPTVFTPPPKSLGTPVLAGNSTPRISTMRPLATAYKASTSDYQVVSDRQTPRKDESLVSKAMDYVFGW
- the NUP35 gene encoding nucleoporin NUP35 isoform X2, giving the protein MEPPPAGGSPPQPVVPTHKDKGGAPPVRSIYDELSSPGLGSPLTSRRPASFSLTQSPLVGTLPSTPGAASGVFSPASIGQPRKTPLSPAQLDPFYTQGDSLTSEDQLDDTWVTVFGFPQASASYILLQFAQYGNILKHVMSNTGNWMHIRYQSKLQARKALSKDGRVFGDSIMIGVKPCIEKSVMEGSDRSSTPSAPTVFTPPPKSLGTPVLAGNSTPRISTMRPLATAYKASTSDYQVVSDRQTPRKDESLVSKAMDYVFGW